The window TTTTCTCCTTCTTCGACCGTTCTACAGAAGGGAATCATCAGTTTGATGTTGGTCAGTCCCATTACTTCACGGGCTTGCCGCATCGCTTGACATTCAAGCAGGAAGCCCTCCTGGTAGCGGGGATCGTAATACCGGCTGGCGCCACGGAAACCTATCATCGGGTTTTCTTCATCAGGCTCAAACGGCTTACCTCCAAGCAGGCCTGCATATTCGTTCGACTTGAAATCGGAAAGCCGGACGATGACATCCCTGGGATAGAATGCTGCTGCCAGTTGCCCGACACCTTCCGCAAGTTTTTCCACAAAGTAGTCTGCCTTGTTGGGATGATTTCTGGTCAGGCGGGCAATCTCTTCCTTGTCCTGGCCGGCTGGCAGTTCATCGAATCGCAGCAGCGCCAGCGGGTGCACTCGAATAAAGGATGAGATGATAAATTCTTCTCTTGCCAGGCCAACACCATCATTGGGAAGGCTGCAAAGAGCAAAGGCCTTATCCGGATCGCCCAGGTTCATCATCACTTTGGTTCGTGGGCGAGGCATTTTGCTGACATCAATCGTGGTACGCTCAAAGGGCAACTTGCCATCGTACACCTTGCCTACATCCCCATCCGCACAGGAAACGGTGATAGGCTGGCCTGGCTTTAGTAACGCGGTTGCCTGTTCCGTCCCGACCACACAGGGCACACCGAGTTCGCGGCTGACGATGGCAGCATGGCAGGTGCGACCACCCCGGTTGGTTACCACCGCTGCAGCCATCTTCATCGTCGGTTCCCAATCGGGATCAGTCATGTCAGCAACCAGTACTTCTCCCTGACGAAATGAACTCAGTTCCTCCGTACTACGGATAACGCGTACCGCACCAGCCCCGATTCGCGCTCCGACACTTTTGCCTTGAAGAATGACCTTTGCCTTCTGTTGCAGTTCGAAGATTTCAATTTCTGCCTTTTTCTTCATCGCATGAACTGTTTCAGGTCGGGCTTGCAGGATAAAGAGCCTGCCACTTTGCCCGTCTTTTGCCCATTCGATATCCATGGGAACGGCTTGTCCCGACTTATTCGAATAATGCTTCTCGATGAGACATCCCCAGCGCGCCAGCGTCAGCACTTCATCATCAGTCAGACTCAAGCTCTGCTGTTGTTCCTGTGGCACAGCCACGATGCGTGTACTTTTACCGCCGCGGCTGGCGTAGATCATTTTTTCATGCTTTGAACCGATCCGCCTTTTAATAATCGGGATAAGGTCAGTATTTTCGAGCATGGGCTTGAAGACGAGAAACTCATCAGGGGCAACACGGCCTTTGACAATAGTTTCACCTAGTCCAAAGGCACTGTTGATCAAGACGACATCGGGAAAACCGCTTTCGGTATCGAGTGTAAAAAGCACACCGGAGCAGGCCAAATCTGAACGAATCATCTTCTGCACGCCTATTGAAAGCGCGACTGCAAAGTGATCAAATCCCTTATCCACTCGGTACGAAATCGCGCGATCGGTAAAGAGCGAAGCCAGGCACTGTCTGCACGTATCGAGCAATGCCCGCTCGCCGCGAATGTTCAGGAACGATTCTTGCTGACCGGCGAAACTCGCGCCGGGTAAATCCTCGGCCGTAGCGCTGGAACGTACTGCAACATCGGGGTCCTGTCCAAATTCCTTGCCCAATTTCCGATAGGATTCAACGATGGAAGTTTGCAGATCTTCAGGTAATGGGGTATTCAGAATGGCATCGCGAATGGCTCGGCCACGTTCTGCCAGGTCAGCCAGATTACCGGTATCAAGCCCTTTAAGGTATCGCTTTAGAACTTCGGCCAGTCTGCCTTCTTTTATCACTGCACGGTAACCATCCGCGGTGACTGCAAACCCATTCGGAATAGCAATCCCTTGAGGCGTCAGTTCCCGGTACATCTCTCCCAATGAAGCATTCTTGCCTCCGACCAGTGGTACATCTGCGATGGAGAGTTCGGAAAACCAGCTAATATATCGGGACATATTGGCTCCTTTTTCAGCAGATGCGGGGTAGCGGCGAACCACTGGGTTCATCCAGTGATTGTTCCCGCCCCAAGGTTCGGCGAATAATCACGGGAGTTACAGCACGAGACTCAACTCTGCCAATGATCGCAGCGTGACGTGAGATTTCAACCTTGCGAAGTATCGAAACTGCCTCTTCGGCATGTTGTGCTGAAACTGCCATCAGCATTGTTCCTTCGCATGCCAGATGCAGAGGCTCTAATCCCAGCAGTTCACAGGCGCTGCGGGTAACTGCATCAATCGGGATGCAACTTTCATCAACGAATAGCGTCTTCTGGCTGGCTATTGCCCATTCATGCAGTACAGCAGTGATTCCGCCACGGGTGGCATCACGCATGGCACGCACTTCGCTGCCAATTCCAGTTCGCAATGCACTGATGGCAGGGAGCAACAATGCTCCATCACTGCTGGGTGCAGGGTGGAAATCAAGTTGCTCACGTGCAGCAAGAATGGCAATGCCATGCCGGCCAATGTGGCCGGACGTTATCAAGACATCTCCTTCCTGTAGCGACTCTGCTCCAGGTGGAACAGGTTCCATCAACTCCCCAATGCCTGTAGTATTTAGGAAAATTCCATCCGCTTCACCATGCGGTACCACCTTGGTATCTCCGGTGATAATCTGCACCTGGCACTCGGCTGTGGTTTGGGCGATGCTATGGAGAACTTTCTCCAGCACAGCTATTGGCAAGCCTTCCTCCAGAATCAGGGAAAGGCTCAGCCAACGTGGAATGGCGCCACTCACTGCGAGATCATTACAGGTGCCATACACTGCAAGTGAACCAATATCGCCACCAGGGAAAAAGATGGGGGAAACCACATAGCTATCAGTGCTGAACGCAAGCCTGTTGCCTGCTGGCTGCAGAATAGCAGCATCGGCAAAGGGCAAAGTACATCCCAGGCTGGGATGTACTATTTGATCCAGTAAACGCCGCATGAGCCTGCCACCCTCGCCATGAGCGAGTGTGACACAGTCGGACTGTGCGGATACGCTCACCGGACAATTAAGTAACCAGGCAGGGTGGGCCATCGAGTCATTCCTGTCAGGTGATGATCGGCAAACGATAACGATAGTAGGCAGCACACGCCCCTTCTGAGGAAACCATTGGAGCGCCCATTGGAGTTTCGGGCGTACATGCCTTGCCAAAACTGGGGCATTCCGTTGGCCGCATCTGTCCGGAAAGAACTTCTCCCGCTTGACACAAACTTGCATCATTCTGCACTTTGGCCGGCATCATGCCAAACCGTTTGCCTGCATTGAACTGCTCCCATTTAGCCCGTAATCTATAGCCACTTTCCGGTATTTCTCCCAACCCACGCCATTCCTGATCATTCACTTCATAAACCTGATCAATCAATTGCCGGGCTGACAGATTTCCTTCAAGACGAACACTGCGAGGGTATTGGTTAGATGTCTGGGCATTACCCGATTCCAATTGCCTGATACATTCGTGAATACCAGCCAGCAGATCGAGTGGCTCAAATCCGGTGACAACCACTGGTACCTGGTATTTCTCCACAAAGGACGCATAGGTGTCGTAACCCATGACGGTACAGACATGGCCTGCAGCCAGGAATGCCTGCACGCGCACCTCAGGCAATTGCATGATCGCCTCCATGGCTGGCTGAACACGCACATGATGTACCAACAGGGAAAAATTCTTAAGACAGAGTTGATGTGCCTGAAGCACTGCC of the Planctomycetia bacterium genome contains:
- the hypD gene encoding hydrogenase formation protein HypD, producing MKYLDEYRDRDQAHQWITRIQRLASRRWVLMEVCGGQTHSLLKYGIESALKDDIELVHGPGCPVCVTPIGVLDQAQELARQPDITLCSFGDMLRVPGSTSSLLQTRAQGGTVKMVYSPLEAVSFAEQHPERQVVFFAVGFETTTPATALAVLQAHQLCLKNFSLLVHHVRVQPAMEAIMQLPEVRVQAFLAAGHVCTVMGYDTYASFVEKYQVPVVVTGFEPLDLLAGIHECIRQLESGNAQTSNQYPRSVRLEGNLSARQLIDQVYEVNDQEWRGLGEIPESGYRLRAKWEQFNAGKRFGMMPAKVQNDASLCQAGEVLSGQMRPTECPSFGKACTPETPMGAPMVSSEGACAAYYRYRLPIIT
- the ppsA gene encoding phosphoenolpyruvate synthase is translated as MSRYISWFSELSIADVPLVGGKNASLGEMYRELTPQGIAIPNGFAVTADGYRAVIKEGRLAEVLKRYLKGLDTGNLADLAERGRAIRDAILNTPLPEDLQTSIVESYRKLGKEFGQDPDVAVRSSATAEDLPGASFAGQQESFLNIRGERALLDTCRQCLASLFTDRAISYRVDKGFDHFAVALSIGVQKMIRSDLACSGVLFTLDTESGFPDVVLINSAFGLGETIVKGRVAPDEFLVFKPMLENTDLIPIIKRRIGSKHEKMIYASRGGKSTRIVAVPQEQQQSLSLTDDEVLTLARWGCLIEKHYSNKSGQAVPMDIEWAKDGQSGRLFILQARPETVHAMKKKAEIEIFELQQKAKVILQGKSVGARIGAGAVRVIRSTEELSSFRQGEVLVADMTDPDWEPTMKMAAAVVTNRGGRTCHAAIVSRELGVPCVVGTEQATALLKPGQPITVSCADGDVGKVYDGKLPFERTTIDVSKMPRPRTKVMMNLGDPDKAFALCSLPNDGVGLAREEFIISSFIRVHPLALLRFDELPAGQDKEEIARLTRNHPNKADYFVEKLAEGVGQLAAAFYPRDVIVRLSDFKSNEYAGLLGGKPFEPDEENPMIGFRGASRYYDPRYQEGFLLECQAMRQAREVMGLTNIKLMIPFCRTVEEGEKVLAVMEKAGLKRGQHGLEVYVMCEIPSNVVLAEDFARIFDGFSIGSNDLTQLILGLDRDSSIVAHLFDERNPAVMRFIEDVIKRVKALGKKIGICGQAPSDYPEFAQFLVRCGIDSISLSPDTILKTTQAILEMEKQQTSVTRKVQSEN
- the hypE gene encoding hydrogenase expression/formation protein HypE, with the translated sequence MAHPAWLLNCPVSVSAQSDCVTLAHGEGGRLMRRLLDQIVHPSLGCTLPFADAAILQPAGNRLAFSTDSYVVSPIFFPGGDIGSLAVYGTCNDLAVSGAIPRWLSLSLILEEGLPIAVLEKVLHSIAQTTAECQVQIITGDTKVVPHGEADGIFLNTTGIGELMEPVPPGAESLQEGDVLITSGHIGRHGIAILAAREQLDFHPAPSSDGALLLPAISALRTGIGSEVRAMRDATRGGITAVLHEWAIASQKTLFVDESCIPIDAVTRSACELLGLEPLHLACEGTMLMAVSAQHAEEAVSILRKVEISRHAAIIGRVESRAVTPVIIRRTLGREQSLDEPSGSPLPRIC